In one window of Pelagicoccus sp. SDUM812003 DNA:
- the rfbA gene encoding glucose-1-phosphate thymidylyltransferase RfbA: MSTKHRKGIILAGGSGTRLYPCTIAVSKQLMPIYDKPMIYYPISLLMLSGIREILIISTPQDTPLFQRLLGDGSAFGVTFEYAVQPSPDGLAQAFLIGEAFLDGAPAALVLGDNLFYGHDLVRTLKEADARREGATIFGYQVSDPKAYGVVEFAKDGKVLSIEEKPAEPKSNYAVPGLYFYDERVCAFAKQIKPSPRGELEITDLNRIYLENDQLHVGLLGRGTAWLDTGTHDSLIDASEFVQVIEKRQGLKMACLEGIGFEKGWLSREALEERILFLGKTGYATYLKQMLK; the protein is encoded by the coding sequence ATGTCTACAAAACATCGCAAAGGAATCATTCTCGCCGGTGGCTCAGGCACCCGTCTTTATCCCTGCACGATCGCTGTATCCAAACAGTTGATGCCGATCTATGACAAGCCGATGATCTACTACCCGATCTCTCTGCTCATGCTCTCCGGCATACGAGAGATCCTGATCATCTCCACCCCGCAGGACACGCCGCTCTTTCAACGTCTGCTGGGCGATGGTTCCGCATTTGGTGTGACGTTTGAATACGCCGTGCAGCCATCGCCGGACGGCTTGGCCCAAGCGTTTCTAATTGGCGAAGCGTTTTTGGATGGAGCTCCAGCCGCGTTGGTTCTCGGTGATAACCTTTTTTACGGCCACGATCTCGTGCGCACCTTGAAGGAAGCGGATGCTCGGCGTGAAGGGGCTACGATTTTCGGATACCAAGTCTCCGACCCTAAGGCCTACGGGGTGGTTGAATTCGCCAAGGATGGCAAGGTGCTCTCTATCGAGGAAAAACCAGCCGAACCGAAATCCAACTACGCCGTACCGGGATTGTATTTTTACGATGAGCGCGTCTGCGCGTTTGCCAAGCAGATCAAGCCGTCGCCACGAGGGGAGCTCGAAATCACGGATCTGAATCGCATCTACCTGGAGAATGACCAGTTGCATGTCGGCCTGCTGGGCCGCGGTACCGCTTGGCTGGATACAGGAACCCACGACTCCTTGATCGATGCTAGCGAATTCGTTCAGGTGATCGAAAAACGCCAAGGGCTCAAAATGGCCTGTCTGGAAGGCATCGGTTTCGAAAAGGGATGGCTGTCCCGAGAAGCCCTCGAAGAGCGAATTCTTTTCCTCGGCAAGACCGGCTACGCTACCTACCTAAAGCAAATGCTGAAGTAG
- the glmS gene encoding glutamine--fructose-6-phosphate transaminase (isomerizing), protein MCGIVGYIGNDNAAPILLNGLKRLEYRGYDSAGMAVWQKDRTIKLIKRTGKVSNLAACISIDKEDAGVGISHTRWATHGGVTEANTHPHVSWDQQIHLVHNGVIENYQTLKNSLESKGVTFYSETDSEILANLIAYNLQQLDGEITTKTVYKAILTSLTNVEGTYGLAIMCASLPGTLFGARKGSPLILGVGKNEMMLASDASAIRARTNEVVYLDDNQIVTLTEDNFSITTIEEAEVVPEISTISWKDEDAELQGFEHFMLKEIYDQPAALENAFRGRLDMGEGISKFGGLNLSRQDIRRIDRITIVACGTAWHAGLVGEYLIEKYSRIPVEVEYASEFRYRNTPMDKNTLVIVISQSGETIDTLEAQREAQRKGYHVIGIVNNVGSTIARENDGGIYQHSGPEIGVASTKAFTSQLLILAMLSIYLGRTRDLSYTDGCQAIKAVMELPNLVKQTLQLADSIKGIAKKFAHYDDFLFLGRLEMFPIALEGALKLKEISYIHAEGYPAAEMKHGPIALISEKCPSIVIVPDDETLKKNLSSVQEVRARNGKVIIITDSNEIPSSLADELIIVPKAHDCVRPVLMTIPLQLLSYYIALELGRDVDKPRNLAKSVTVE, encoded by the coding sequence ATGTGCGGAATAGTCGGTTACATCGGAAACGATAACGCAGCTCCCATCCTTCTCAATGGGCTGAAACGTCTTGAATATCGCGGTTACGATTCCGCAGGCATGGCCGTCTGGCAGAAGGACCGGACCATCAAGCTGATCAAGCGAACCGGCAAGGTGAGCAATCTCGCGGCCTGCATCTCCATCGACAAGGAAGACGCCGGCGTCGGCATCAGCCATACCCGTTGGGCCACTCACGGCGGCGTCACCGAGGCCAACACCCACCCGCACGTTTCCTGGGACCAGCAGATCCATCTCGTTCACAACGGCGTGATCGAGAACTACCAGACCTTGAAGAACTCGCTCGAATCCAAGGGCGTCACCTTCTACAGCGAGACCGATTCGGAAATCCTCGCCAACCTGATCGCCTACAATCTCCAGCAGCTCGATGGGGAAATCACCACGAAAACGGTCTACAAGGCCATCCTCACCAGCCTGACCAACGTCGAAGGCACTTATGGCCTCGCCATCATGTGCGCCTCCCTTCCCGGCACCCTTTTCGGGGCCCGCAAAGGCAGCCCGCTTATCTTGGGCGTTGGTAAGAACGAAATGATGCTGGCCAGCGACGCCAGCGCCATCCGAGCCCGTACCAACGAGGTCGTCTACCTCGACGACAACCAGATCGTGACGCTCACTGAAGACAACTTCAGCATCACCACCATCGAGGAGGCGGAAGTGGTGCCGGAGATCAGCACCATATCCTGGAAGGACGAGGACGCGGAGCTGCAGGGCTTCGAGCACTTCATGCTAAAGGAGATCTACGATCAGCCTGCGGCCTTGGAAAACGCGTTTCGCGGTCGCCTCGACATGGGAGAAGGCATCAGCAAGTTCGGCGGGCTCAATCTCTCTCGCCAAGACATCCGACGCATCGACCGCATCACAATCGTGGCCTGCGGCACCGCCTGGCATGCGGGCCTAGTCGGCGAGTACCTGATCGAAAAGTACTCCCGCATCCCGGTGGAGGTGGAGTACGCCAGCGAATTTCGCTACCGCAATACGCCGATGGACAAGAACACCCTGGTCATCGTAATCAGTCAAAGCGGCGAAACGATCGATACCCTGGAAGCCCAGCGCGAGGCTCAGCGAAAGGGCTACCACGTCATCGGCATCGTCAACAACGTCGGCTCCACCATCGCTCGCGAAAACGACGGAGGCATCTATCAGCACTCCGGACCGGAAATCGGAGTCGCCTCGACCAAGGCCTTCACCTCGCAGCTGCTGATTCTGGCGATGCTTTCGATCTACCTCGGACGCACCCGCGACCTCTCCTACACCGACGGCTGCCAAGCGATCAAAGCGGTGATGGAACTGCCGAATTTGGTGAAACAGACGCTTCAGCTCGCCGACTCCATAAAAGGCATCGCCAAGAAATTTGCCCACTACGACGACTTCCTTTTCCTCGGTCGCCTCGAAATGTTTCCCATCGCTCTGGAGGGCGCCTTGAAGCTGAAGGAAATCAGCTACATCCACGCCGAAGGCTATCCTGCAGCCGAGATGAAGCACGGCCCCATCGCTCTTATTTCGGAAAAATGCCCCAGCATCGTCATCGTGCCCGACGACGAGACCCTTAAGAAGAACCTGTCCAGCGTGCAGGAGGTCAGAGCTCGAAATGGCAAGGTGATCATCATCACCGATTCGAACGAAATCCCTTCAAGCCTAGCCGACGAGCTTATCATCGTGCCCAAGGCTCATGATTGCGTGCGTCCGGTCCTGATGACCATCCCGCTCCAGCTGCTTAGCTACTACATCGCTCTGGAACTCGGACGCGACGTCGACAAACCACGCAACTTGGCCAAGAGCGTGACAGTGGAGTAG
- the prsR gene encoding PEP-CTERM-box response regulator transcription factor has translation MASPDKAKLLIVDDDDEIRTQMRWSLSSDYEILQAGNREGALQQFKEHQPSVVLLDLGLPPRPNLTDEGMNTLAEIVQSAPKTKVIIISGQGERENALEAIGRGAYDFLSKPVDTDELQLLLKRCFYVAELERDYVKMQRQLNEDAFEGMLGNSEPMQKVFGLVRKVATSDAPVMVLGESGTGKEMIASAIHKRSSRADGPFVPINCSAIPESLLESELFGHEKGSFTGADSTRIGKIEQAQGGTLFLDEIGEVPLSVQVKLLRFLQEGYIERVGGREAIKVDARIVAATNADLKKGMADGSFREDFYFRLAVVELNVPPLRERGEDIEYLATTFLKRFAAEAGNGNLSFSAAALKSIRSYAWSGNVRELQNRVRRAAIMCDGNRVSPEDLQIPSSNRIPAGTTLKEAREALEKELVEAALAKHKGKITAASAELGISRPTFYELLDRLGIKR, from the coding sequence GTGGCCTCTCCTGACAAAGCAAAGCTACTCATCGTCGACGACGACGACGAAATCCGCACCCAAATGCGCTGGTCGCTCAGCTCCGACTACGAAATCCTGCAAGCGGGCAACCGCGAAGGCGCCCTTCAACAATTCAAAGAGCATCAGCCTTCGGTGGTCCTTCTCGACCTGGGACTGCCGCCACGCCCGAATCTCACCGACGAAGGCATGAATACGCTGGCGGAGATCGTGCAAAGCGCTCCCAAGACCAAGGTGATCATTATCTCCGGCCAAGGAGAGCGCGAGAACGCCTTGGAAGCCATCGGACGCGGGGCTTACGACTTTCTCTCCAAACCCGTCGATACCGACGAGCTTCAGCTTTTGCTCAAACGCTGCTTCTATGTCGCCGAGCTGGAGCGCGACTACGTGAAAATGCAGCGGCAGCTCAACGAAGACGCCTTCGAGGGCATGCTGGGAAATAGCGAGCCCATGCAGAAGGTTTTCGGCTTGGTCCGCAAAGTCGCCACGAGCGACGCTCCGGTGATGGTTTTGGGAGAAAGCGGCACGGGAAAGGAAATGATCGCTTCCGCCATTCACAAGCGTTCCTCGCGGGCGGACGGACCCTTTGTGCCGATCAATTGCAGCGCCATCCCGGAATCGCTTCTGGAGAGCGAGCTTTTCGGGCATGAAAAAGGCTCATTCACCGGGGCTGACAGCACCCGGATTGGAAAAATCGAGCAGGCTCAGGGCGGTACCTTGTTTCTCGACGAAATCGGCGAGGTTCCCCTCTCCGTTCAGGTCAAGTTGCTCCGCTTTCTGCAAGAGGGCTACATCGAGCGCGTCGGCGGACGCGAGGCGATCAAGGTCGACGCTCGCATCGTAGCCGCTACCAACGCCGACCTGAAAAAAGGAATGGCGGACGGATCCTTTCGCGAGGACTTCTACTTCAGACTGGCGGTGGTGGAGCTCAACGTGCCGCCACTGCGCGAGCGTGGGGAAGACATCGAATACCTCGCCACCACCTTTCTCAAACGCTTCGCTGCCGAAGCGGGCAACGGAAACCTCTCGTTCAGCGCCGCGGCCCTGAAATCGATTCGCTCCTACGCCTGGTCGGGCAACGTGCGGGAACTGCAAAACCGCGTGCGACGAGCCGCCATCATGTGCGATGGCAACCGCGTATCCCCGGAAGACCTGCAGATTCCTTCCTCCAATCGCATCCCTGCAGGCACAACGCTCAAGGAAGCGCGCGAAGCCCTCGAAAAGGAGCTGGTGGAAGCCGCTCTAGCCAAGCACAAAGGCAAAATCACCGCAGCCTCGGCAGAGCTTGGCATCAGCCGCCCCACATTCTACGAACTACTGGACCGGCTTGGCATCAAGCGCTAG